The bacterium genome segment CCAGACCGACGGTGGGACGAGCGCGACCCCTTCCATAAGACGCCGCGCGGTCCTGCGGGTGATCACCCGGTCGACGAGCCATTCGCCGTCGCGCCGCCGGACCTCGGCGCCAACTTCGATGACCCCCGACGGGTGGCCGATCCTCAGCGTCCGCGCTCCTGGGTCACCGGGGCGCGCGGCCGCGTGGACGAGCGTGCCCTCGACGTGGGCGGCGACGGCGGTGCAGATCGCGCCGGTCAACGCGTACGTCCGGTGCAGCCGCCCCATGGTCATGATGCGGCCGACGAGGTCGATGTCGTCCGCGGCGACCTGGTCCCCGCGGACGGACGTGTATGCTGCGGGCGGGGAGACGAACGCGACTTTCGGCACGCCCGGGCTCGTCGCGGTCGCGTCCTCTGGCGTCGTGGCGAGGCCGAAGCGGACCGCGGCGTGGGCGCGGACCGCCTCGATCTTCGCCAGCATCGCCGGATCGCGGTCGACTTGGTCCGGCAGTTCCGGTCCGCGAAGTCCGAGATCGGCGGGGCGCAGGAACACCACGGGGTTCGCGGCGTCGACCAGCGACACGGTGACCGGCCCAACTCCCGGCACGTCCAGGGACTCGACCGGCAGACGGGTCGGGAGCAGGTGGCCCGTCATCGCCCCGGCCGGGTTGATGAACTCCAACTGAATCATGGCGCCGGTGCCCGGTACGCCGTCGATCGCAAGATCGCCCTCGACCTGCGGGGCTCCATCGTCGGTGGGCACGCGCGCGACGATGAGCTTGCGGGTGTTCGTTTGCCAGATGCGGACCGTGGTCACGGGGTCGGTGGCCCGCACGAGTCCCTCCTCGATGGCAAAGGGGCCGACGGCGGACGAGATGTTGCCGCAGTTGCCGCCGTAGTCGATGAGCGGTGACGTGACGCCGACCTGGCCGAAGGTGTAATCCACGTCCGCGTCGGGGACGGAGGCGGGGCCGATGATCGCGGTCTTGCTCGTGACGGACGTGGCGCCGCCGAGGCCATCGATTTGCCGGCCGTAGGGATCCCCGCCCCCGAAGATCTTCAGGATGACCCGGTCTCTGGTCTCGGCGTCTCGCGGGAGGTCGGCTTCGTGGAAGAACACTGCCCGACTCGTTCCGCCCCGCATCACGACCGCTCGGACGCGTCGCTGCATGCGACCGTCACCTCCGTGGATCCGTGGCACGTCCGGAACCGCGTCGCACGAATCGTCGTGTCGCATTATAGCACGGCGCCTTTGGGCGAGAACGTCGCTCGCATCTCCGGGGTCGCCGCCCGTGCGCCCGCGGGGCAGGAATCTGCCCGGGGTCTGCGAACGGAAGACAGGGTGATCTGCACTGTGTTGCGCATTATGCAACAACGCGCACCGCCATCTGGGCCGCAACCGGCGGGGCGTGAAGGAGGAGATTCGCGTTGACGACCGCCCCACGTGGCCGCGCCGCCGTGGGCTCGTGGCCGGGTCCGGCCATGGACCCGGCGCGCCGGCGATGACCGGCGCCGAGACCATCCGGCGGATCGCCGCGGCCGCACGAAGCGGCCCGTGGCCCGCCGACGCCATCGTCGCCGCGACGACCCACGTGCTGGACACCGTGGGGGTCGCCATCGCCGGGGCGCGCACCGATCACGCGGGCGCGGTGCGTCGCGTGGTGCAGGCCGTCGGCGGTCGCGGTCGCGCGACCGTGATCGCGGGACGCCGCACCACGGATCCCGTGAGCGCGGCCTGCGCGAACGCCGTGGCCGCGCACAGCATCGACCTCGACGACGGACACCTGTGGATCCACCCTGGCGCGGTGGTCGTGCCCGCCGCGTTCGCGTGCGCCGAGTCGGAGGGCGCGAGCGGCGCGGCGTTCATCGGCGCCGTCGTCGGCGGATATGCAGTCGCGGTGTGGCTGAGTCAACTAGCCGGGCGCGCCCACCGCGAGCGCGGGTACCACCCGACCGGCACGTGCAACACCGTGGCAGCAGCGGTCGCCGCGGGGCTCGCGCTTGCGCTCTCGGACGCGCAGATTGTGGACGCTGCACACCTGGCGTGCACGCAGGCGGCCGGGCTGGCGCAGTATCGCGCCGACGGGGCGCCCACCAAGCACCTCCACGCCGGTCTGGCCGCGAGGAACGGCGTCCACGCCGCCCTCCTCGCGCGGGAGGGGCTGCGCGGTGCGCGGGATAGCGTCGACGGCCGGTTCGGGTTTCTGGCGACGCTCGGCGGCGAGGGCGGTCAGCAGCGGTCAGACCTCGCCGACCGGCCCTGG includes the following:
- a CDS encoding MmgE/PrpD family protein, with product MTGAETIRRIAAAARSGPWPADAIVAATTHVLDTVGVAIAGARTDHAGAVRRVVQAVGGRGRATVIAGRRTTDPVSAACANAVAAHSIDLDDGHLWIHPGAVVVPAAFACAESEGASGAAFIGAVVGGYAVAVWLSQLAGRAHRERGYHPTGTCNTVAAAVAAGLALALSDAQIVDAAHLACTQAAGLAQYRADGAPTKHLHAGLAARNGVHAALLAREGLRGARDSVDGRFGFLATLGGEGGQQRSDLADRPWLALLECYIKPYPACRQAHGAIDAALAIRGATSVNPERVAAVEVETYEYAFQEWLVTTEPRDSALAAQLNIPFCVASALLDNALTLESFAAPARERPTVRALARRVRVSANAAFTSHHPAMMQSRVTVRFQDDTARSTQVRWPSGSPQNPIAPDALTAKFLGLLGGDADRLHARRFIDMVRGVDRAARVTAVGRWLRRWTSPGSTARTAGPIADPVRAGTARGAS
- a CDS encoding PrpF domain-containing protein, whose amino-acid sequence is MQRRVRAVVMRGGTSRAVFFHEADLPRDAETRDRVILKIFGGGDPYGRQIDGLGGATSVTSKTAIIGPASVPDADVDYTFGQVGVTSPLIDYGGNCGNISSAVGPFAIEEGLVRATDPVTTVRIWQTNTRKLIVARVPTDDGAPQVEGDLAIDGVPGTGAMIQLEFINPAGAMTGHLLPTRLPVESLDVPGVGPVTVSLVDAANPVVFLRPADLGLRGPELPDQVDRDPAMLAKIEAVRAHAAVRFGLATTPEDATATSPGVPKVAFVSPPAAYTSVRGDQVAADDIDLVGRIMTMGRLHRTYALTGAICTAVAAHVEGTLVHAAARPGDPGARTLRIGHPSGVIEVGAEVRRRDGEWLVDRVITRRTARRLMEGVALVPPSVWPESVERGEAARTPGRGRR